The Populus nigra chromosome 14, ddPopNigr1.1, whole genome shotgun sequence genome has a segment encoding these proteins:
- the LOC133673196 gene encoding leucine-rich repeat receptor-like serine/threonine-protein kinase BAM1, with protein MRLLLLLLLLHLQIYAPTTTARTVSEYEALLSIKSAITDDPQSFLSAWNSTTPLCSWTGITCDHTGRRVTSLDLSGLNLSGTLSSDIAHLRYLQNLSLAVNQFSGPIPASLSAVTSLRSLNLSNNIFNSTFPPQLSSLKNLQVLDLYNNNMTGGLPLTVVEIPNLRHLHLGGNYYSGKIPSEYGKWGFLEYLAISGNELEGRIPVELGNLTKLRELYIGYFNTYEGGLPPEIGNLSNLVRFDAANCGLSGQIPPEIGRLQKLDTLFLQVNGLSGSLTPELGSLKSLKSMDLSNNMFTGEIPTSFAELKNLTLLNLFRNKLYGAIPEFIAELPELQVLQLWENNFTSTIPQALGQNGKLEILDLSSNKLTGTLPPNMCLGNNLQTLITLSNFLFGPIPESLGQCQSLSRIRMGENFLNGSIPKGLFDLPNLSQVELQDNLLAGEFPVIGTLAVNLGQLSLSNNRLTGSLPPSVGNFSGVQKFLLDGNKFSGSIPPEIGRLQQLTKMDFSHNKFSGPIAPEISQCKLLTFVDLSRNELSGEIPTEITGMRILNYLNLSRNHLVGSIPAPIATMQSLTSVDFSYNNLSGLVPGTGQFSYFNYTSFLGNPALCGPYLGPCKDGDVNGTHQPRVKGPLSSSLKLLLVIGLLVCSIAFAVAAIIKARSLKKASEARAWKLTAFQRLDFTVDDVLDCLKEDNIIGKGGAGIVYKVAMPNGDHVAVKRLPVMSRGSSHDHGFNAEIQTLGRIRHRHIVRLLGFCSNHETNLLVYEYMPNGSLGEVLHGKKGGHLHWDTRYKIAVEAAKGLCYLHHDCSPLIVHRDVKSNNILLDTSFEAHVADFGLAKFLQDSGTSECMSAIAGSYGYIAPEYAYTLKVDEKSDVYSFGVVLLELVTGRKPVGEFGDGVDIVQWVRKMTDSIKEGVLKVLDPRLPSVPLHEVMHVFYVAMLCVEEQAVERPTMREVVQILTELPKSPSSKQGDSVITEPSPHSAATAALDSPSSTAKDVPKDHQQPPPADLLSI; from the exons atgagacttctccttctcctcctccttctccacCTTCAAATCTATGCACCCACCACCACTGCACGCACTGTATCAGAATATGAAGCTCTCCTCTCCATAAAATCCGCCATCACCGACGACCCTCAATCATTTCTCTCCGCATGGAACTCCACAACCCCACTTTGCTCTTGGACTGGCATCACCTGTGACCACACTGGCCGTCGAGTGACCTCCTTAGACCTCTCCGGTCTCAACCTCTCGGGCACTCTCTCCTCTGACATAGCCCACCTTCGTTACCTTCAAAATCTCTCCCTGGCTGTCAACCAGTTTTCCGGCCCAATCCCTGCCTCACTCTCCGCCGTCACTTCTCTTCGCTCCCTTAACCTCTCCAACAACATCTTCAACTCCACATTCCCTCCACAGCTCTCTTCCCTCAAGAACCTTCAAGTTCTTGACCTTTACAACAACAACATGACAGGTGGGTTGCCACTAACCGTAGTGGAAATTCCAAATCTCCGGCATTTACACCTCGGCGGTAACTATTACTCCGGGAAAATCCCATCAGAATATGGAAAATGGGGGTTTCTTGAATATCTTGCCATCTCCGGTAACGAGCTTGAAGGTCGCATTCCTGTTGAGTTAGGTAACTTGACTAAATTGCGTGAACTCTACATCGGGTATTTCAATACTTACGAAGGTGGTTTACCGCCTGAGATCGGTAATTTATCCAACTTGGTTCGTTTTGACGCTGCAAACTGTGGGTTATCCGGCCAAATACCGCCGGAAATTGGCAGGTTACAGAAGCTGGACACATTGTTTCTTCAGGTTAACGGGCTTTCGGGTTCGTTAACTCCAGAGCTTGGGAGCTTGAAGAGCTTAAAATCCATGGATTTGTCGAATAATATGTTCACGGGGGAGATTCCTACTAGTTTTGCAGAGTTAAAGAACTTGACCCTTTTGAATCTGTTTAGAAACAAGCTGTACGGAGCAATCCCGGAGTTCATCGCCGAGTTGCCGGAGCTTCAGGTGTTGCAGCTGTGGGAGAATAATTTCACTTCAACTATTCCACAGGCTTTGGGTCAAAATGGGAAGCTTGAGATTTTAGATCTTTCATCCAATAAGCTTACTGGGACTTTGCCTCCTAATATGTGTTTGGGTAATAATCTGCAAACTTTGATCACTCTTAGCAATTTCTTGTTTGGCCCCATTCCTGAATCGCTTGGACAATGTCAGTCCTTGAGTAGAATTCGAATGGGAGAGAATTTTCTCAATGGTTCAATTCCTAAAGGGCTTTTTGATTTGCCAAACTTGAGTCAAGTTGAGTTGCAAGATAATCTTCTAGCTGGGGAGTTTCCTGTGATTGGTACATTGGCTGTGAATCTTGGCCAGCTTAGTCTCTCAAATAATCGCCTCACAGGGTCTTTGCCTCCTAGTGTCGGTAACTTTTCTGGTGTTCAAAAGTTTCTCCTTGACGGGAACAAGTTCAGTGGTTCAATCCCACCTGAGATTGGAAGATTGCAGCAACTTACCAAGATGGATTTTAGCCACAACAAGTTTTCAGGTCCCATTGCTCCGGAGATTAGTCAATGCAAGCTGTTAACATTTGTTGATCTCAGTAGAAACGAGCTTTCAGGTGAGATTCCTACTGAGATTACAGGTATGAGGATCTTGAACTACCTGAATCTCTCAAGAAATCATCTTGTTGGTAGCATTCCTGCTCCTATAGCCACTATGCAGAGCTTAACTTctgttgatttttcttacaaCAATCTTTCTGGTTTGGTCCCTGGTACTGGTCAGTTTAGTTATTTCAATTACACTTCGTTTTTGGGTAATCCTGCTCTTTGCGGTCCCTATTTGGGCCCCTGCAAAGATGGGGATGTAAATGGAACTCACCAGCCACGAGTTAAGGGGCCGCTCTCTTCTTCTCTGAAGCTCTTGCTTGTTATTGGCTTGCTTGTTTGCTCCATTGCGTTTGCGGTCGCGGCTATAATTAAGGCCAGGTCGTTGAAAAAGGCCAGTGAGGCTCGTGCTTGGAAATTGACTGCTTTCCAGCGCTTGGACTTTACTGTTGATGATGTTTTGGATTGCTTGAAAGAAGACAATATTATTGGTAAAGGTGGTGCGGGGATTGTTTACAAGGTTGCAATGCCAAATGGTGATCATGTTGCTGTGAAAAGACTACCGGTGATGAGCCGTGGATCTTCTCATGATCATGGATTCAATGCTGAGATTCAGACCTTGGGGAGGATTAGGCACCGACACATTGTTAGATTGTTGGGGTTCTGTTCTAACCACGAGACTAATCTCTTGGTCTATGAGTACATGCCCAATGGGAGCTTAGGAGAGGTTCTTCATGGCAAGAAAGGAGGTCATTTGCACTGGGATACCAGGTATAAGATTGCTGTTGAGGCTGCAAAGGGCCTTTGCTACCTTCATCATGATTGCTCCCCATTGATTGTTCACCGTGATGTGAAATCGAACAACATCCTTCTTGACACCAGTTTTGAAGCTCATGTTGCAGACTTTGGCCTTGCCAAGTTCTTGCAAGATTCTGGCACATCAGAGTGCATGTCTGCAATTGCTGGATCTTATGGATACATAGCTCCAG AATATGCCTACACACTGAAGGTTGATGAAAAGAGTGACGTGTACAGCTTTGGTGTAGTTCTCTTAGAACTCGTTACTGGTAGAAAACCGGTTGGAGAATTCGGTGATGGTGTGGATATAGTTCAGTGGGTTCGAAAAATGACAGACTCAATCAAGGAAGGAGTTTTGAAAGTCCTGGACCCAAGACTCCCATCAGTTCCGCTTCATGAGGTGATGCATGTGTTCTATGTTGCAATGCTTTGCGTGGAAGAACAGGCTGTCGAACGCCCAACAATGCGAGAAGTTGTTCAGATTCTAACAGAGCTTCCGAAGTCACCAAGCTCAAAACAAGGAGACTCAGTAATCACAGAGCCCTCGCCACATTCAGCCGCCACCGCAGCGCTTGACTCTCCTAGTTCAACAGCTAAAGACGTCCCAAAAGACCATCAGCAGCCACCACCTGCCGATCTTCTTAGCATTTGA
- the LOC133673448 gene encoding malate dehydrogenase, glyoxysomal-like gives MLQSNLRIARIAAHINPPNLQMVEEDLGLERVNCRAKGASSGFKVAILGAAGGIGQPLAMLMKMNPLVSLLHLYDVVNAPGVTADISHMDTSAVVRGFLGQQQLEDALIGMDLVIIPAGVPRKPGMTRDDLFNINAGIVKTLCEAIAKCCPKAIVNIISNPVNSTVPIAAEVFKKSGVFDPKRVLGVTMLDVVRANTFVAEIMGLDPREVDVPVVGGHAGVTILPLLSQVKPSCSFTQKEIDYLTDRIQNGGTEVVEAKAGAGSATLSMAYAAVKFADACLQALRGDPAVVHCAYVASEVTELPFFASKVRLGRNGVEEIYPLGPLNEYERAGLEKAKKELAGSIQKGVSFVKK, from the exons ATGCTGCAATCCAATCTACGCATTGCAAGAATTGCAGCCCATATTAATCCTCCAAATCTCCAG ATGGTGGAGGAGGATTTGGGTCTGGAGCGGGTGAATTGCCGAGCCAAAGGAGCATCATCTGGGTTCAAGGTTGCTATATTGGGAGCTGCAGGAGGCATAGGGCAGCCACTGGCTATGTTAATGAAGATGAACCCATTGGTTTCTCTTCTTCACTTGTATGATGTCGTCAATGCTCCTGGTGTCACTGCTGATATTAGTCACATGGACACTTCTGCTGTG GTTCGTGGGTTCTTGGGGCAGCAGCAATTAGAGGATGCTCTTATAGGGATGGATCTTGTAATCATTCCCGCTGGTGTTCCTAGAAAACCAGGAATGACGAGGGATGATCTCTTCAACATCAATGCTGGAATTGTTAAGACTCTTTGTGAAGCAATTGCTAAATGCTGCCCAAAAGCTATTGTCAACATAATTAGCAATCCTGTTAATTCCACAGTTCCAATTGCAGCTGAAGTCTTCAAGAAATCTGGTGTCTTTGATCCAAAACGAGTTTTGGGAGTCACGATGCTTGATGTTGTCAGAGCCAATACTTTTGTG GCAGAAATTATGGGTCTTGATCCTAGGGAGGTTGATGTTCCAGTTGTCGGGGGTCATGCTGGGGTTACTATATTACCTCTTCTATCACAG GTAAAACCTTCATGCTCATTCACACAAAAAGAAATAGACTACTTGACAGATCGTATTCAAAATGGCGGAACAGAAGTTGTTGAG GCAAAGGCTGGAGCTGGTTCTGCCACACTATCAATG GCATATGCTGCTGTTAAATTTGCAGATGCTTGCCTCCAGGCCTTGAGAGGAGACCCTGCTGTTGTTCATTGTGCATATGTGGCTTCTGAG GTGACCGAACTGCCTTTCTTTGCATCCAAGGTACGGCTCGGCCGTAACGGAGTAGAGGAAATTTACCCTCTTGGACCTCTCAATGAGTATGAAAG GGCTGGTTTGGAGAAAGCAAAGAAAGAGCTAGCAGGAAGCATTCAGAAGGGGGTTTCCTTTGTAAAGAAATGA
- the LOC133672268 gene encoding uncharacterized protein LOC133672268: MYVYMAATRQNTVLVCFSFAAYAKTLLDHLKSLNIPILPGLTDSEFTSIESTFHFTFPPDLRSILQEGLPIGPHFPNWRSSSLQQLQILLNLPSLNLCKNISLNNFWVDSWGHRPQDTNKALDFAKQFLDKAPVLVPIYRNCYIPSSPNVSGNPVFHIDDEQVCVLSFDVTRFFQQVDFLQVGFPIRSSRNENVSMNVPAWAATEARKIEFWTEVAERGRRVVARRDTPRWWKDVGGGSDHFELRECLEEVFWRLRDGGWREEEVREMMNGCDQGIRENGGGCGTTKFDKEDVFWHGRMWSIVLLRAGRSMEDVVHLLDLEELQLPNSCSREDDDHKKNSIKQLMKLRSLEV, encoded by the coding sequence ATGTACGTATATATGGCAGCAACAAGACAGAACACAGTACTAGTATGTTTCTCCTTTGCTGCCTATGCCAAGACCTTATTAGACCACCTCAAATCACTCAACATCCCGATCCTCCCTGGCCTCACAGACTCTGAATTCACCTCTATCGAATCCACCTTCCACTTCACTTTCCCACCTGACCTTCGGTCCATTCTCCAAGAAGGACTCCCCATTGGACCTCACTTCCCTAACTGGCGTTCCTCCTCTTTACAACAACTCCAAATCCTCTTAAACCTTCCTTCTTTGAACCTCTGTAAGAATATCTCTCTAAACAACTTCTGGGTTGATTCTTGGGGTCATAGACCTCAAGATACTAACAAAGCCCTAGATTTTGCAAAACAGTTCTTGGATAAAGCACCCGTTCTTGTGCCTATTTATAGAAACTGTTATATTCCTTCTTCCCCTAACGTGTCCGGTAACCCCGTCTTTCACATTGATGATGAACAAGTGTGTGTTTTGAGCTTTGATGTTACTAGGTTTTTTCAACAAGTTGATTTCTTGCAAGTGGGGTTTCCTATACGTTCGTCAAGAAACGAAAATGTATCCATGAATGTGCCTGCGTGGGCAGCGACAGAGGCCCGGAAGATAGAATTTTGGACGGAGGTGGCGGAGAGAGGGAGGAGAGTGGTGGCGCGTAGAGATACTCCTCGGTGGTGGAAAGATGTTGGTGGGGGTTCAGATCATTTTGAGTTAAGGGAATGTTTGGAAGAGGTGTTTTGGAGGTTGAGGGATGGAGGGTGGAGAGAAGAGGAGGTGAGAGAGATGATGAACGGCTGCGATCAAGGGATCAGAGAGAATGGTGGTGGTTGTGGGACCACAAAGTTTGATAAAGAGGATGTGTTCTGGCACGGTAGGATGTGGTCAATTGTGTTGTTGCGTGCGGGACGGAGCATGGAAGATGTTGTGCACTTGCTTGATCTTGAAGAATTACAACTTCCAAACAGCTGTTCCAGAGAGGATgatgatcataaaaaaaacagtatcaAGCAGTTAATGAAGCTGAGGTCTCTTGAAGTTTGA